The Desulfomonile tiedjei genome contains a region encoding:
- a CDS encoding mercuric reductase — MSLEQVLAAKLVQEVFVKNTHRTNYVVSVLPDDQYNRELVANVHPADWVNPEPANRYNLVVIGAGTAGLVTAAGAAGLGARVALVESFLLGGDCLNVGCVPSKCLIGSSRVYSAIRNAGNYGIKVPGDAEVDFPAVMERVRRLRARISHNDSVHRFKGLGVDVFLGHARFAGPDSVLVAGKSLRFKRAVIATGARAVHPPVAGLAEAGFLTNETVFSLTERPPRLAVLGAGPIGCEMAQAFQRLGSQVVLLHKNAHILDREDADAADIIQNTFLREGVRLILKSAVRDVRVSNGEKIISFESDGKTESVAVDEILIGVGRAPNVEDMDLEKAGVQYDLRRGVEVDDHLRTTNPNIYAAGDVCMSHKFTHAADAAARIVIQNTLFKGSKRLSALTMPWCTYTDPEIAHVGMYEKDALKKGIHVETFMRRLSEVDRAIADGEEEGFVKVHVRKGTDRIVGATIVASHAGEMISEVSLAMQGNLGLKTISGVIHPYPTQAEAVKQTADAYNRTRLTPFIKKLFGYWLSWTRR, encoded by the coding sequence ATGTCGCTTGAACAGGTACTCGCGGCAAAATTGGTACAGGAGGTCTTCGTGAAAAACACCCATCGCACAAATTATGTCGTATCCGTCCTGCCTGACGATCAATACAACCGGGAACTCGTGGCAAATGTGCACCCTGCTGACTGGGTCAACCCCGAGCCCGCGAATCGGTACAACCTGGTGGTCATAGGAGCAGGAACGGCAGGGCTTGTTACGGCCGCGGGCGCGGCCGGACTTGGGGCACGAGTGGCACTCGTCGAGTCTTTTCTCCTTGGCGGGGACTGCCTGAATGTGGGATGCGTGCCGTCAAAATGTCTGATCGGGTCGTCGAGGGTGTACAGTGCGATCAGGAACGCGGGCAATTATGGAATAAAGGTCCCCGGAGACGCTGAGGTAGATTTTCCCGCGGTCATGGAACGCGTGCGACGTCTGAGGGCTCGTATCAGTCACAACGATTCCGTACATCGCTTCAAAGGCCTGGGTGTGGACGTGTTCCTCGGGCACGCCAGGTTTGCAGGACCGGACAGCGTGCTGGTTGCAGGTAAGAGCCTGAGGTTTAAACGAGCTGTAATAGCCACAGGAGCCAGAGCCGTGCACCCGCCGGTTGCCGGTCTTGCCGAGGCAGGGTTCCTCACGAATGAGACAGTCTTCTCGCTTACCGAACGCCCCCCTCGTTTGGCAGTCCTGGGCGCCGGACCCATAGGCTGTGAAATGGCTCAAGCGTTTCAGCGCCTGGGGAGCCAGGTGGTTCTGCTTCACAAGAATGCCCATATACTGGATCGGGAAGACGCGGATGCCGCCGACATAATCCAAAACACGTTCCTAAGGGAAGGTGTAAGGCTGATTCTCAAATCAGCGGTCAGGGACGTGAGGGTCAGTAACGGTGAAAAGATCATCAGTTTTGAGAGCGACGGCAAGACGGAATCCGTCGCGGTGGATGAGATACTAATAGGCGTGGGGCGAGCGCCCAACGTGGAAGATATGGACCTCGAAAAGGCAGGGGTCCAATATGACCTCAGGCGAGGCGTGGAAGTCGATGACCACCTTAGGACTACCAACCCGAACATCTATGCCGCCGGAGATGTTTGCATGAGCCACAAATTCACCCACGCGGCCGACGCCGCGGCGAGGATTGTCATCCAAAACACGCTTTTCAAGGGCTCCAAGAGACTGAGCGCGTTGACAATGCCTTGGTGCACCTATACGGACCCTGAAATTGCTCATGTCGGAATGTACGAAAAGGACGCGCTGAAAAAGGGTATCCATGTGGAAACATTCATGAGGCGTCTGAGCGAAGTGGACCGAGCCATTGCAGACGGAGAGGAAGAAGGCTTTGTCAAGGTGCATGTGAGGAAAGGCACCGATCGGATCGTGGGGGCAACAATAGTTGCATCTCATGCCGGGGAAATGATCAGTGAGGTCAGTCTCGCGATGCAGGGTAACTTGGGACTAAAGACCATTTCCGGCGTTATTCACCCGTACCCGACGCAGGCCGAAGCGGTGAAACAGACAGCGGACGCCTATAACCGCACGCGGCTGACACCGTTCATCAAGAAGCTTTTCGGCTATTGGCTTTCATGGACTCGGCGGTGA
- a CDS encoding DUF547 domain-containing protein: protein MSFEKDTIARHLTIFYTPVGIAVAFLLVAAPGATAAEKPFSYEDYAEILAAYVDDRGMVNYAALKEHRGRLDAFVQRIADLTPSTYDKWNDSEKIAFWINAYNALTLRAIVDHYPIKPGLLSSFRFPKNSIRQIPGVWDKLQFKVMGRQMTLDGIEHDTLRSKFDEPRIHLALVCAAMGCPPLRNEPFTGAKLELQLSDQTMRFLKDPDKFRIDGTGGYVYLSSIFKWFGEDFIKNYGTDKFTDRGPSERAVLKFLGSSLKGRDKEFLEAGKYEIIYLAYDWVLNEKGAGQVN from the coding sequence ATGAGCTTCGAGAAAGACACTATTGCAAGGCATCTGACCATCTTCTATACACCGGTTGGCATCGCGGTGGCATTTCTTCTAGTTGCCGCGCCCGGAGCGACAGCCGCGGAAAAACCTTTTTCCTACGAAGATTATGCCGAGATTCTGGCCGCCTACGTTGATGATCGCGGGATGGTAAATTACGCCGCGCTCAAGGAGCATCGAGGCCGTCTGGACGCGTTCGTGCAGAGGATCGCGGACCTGACCCCCTCAACTTACGACAAATGGAATGACAGCGAAAAGATCGCGTTTTGGATAAACGCGTATAACGCGTTGACACTTCGTGCGATCGTCGACCATTACCCTATCAAACCCGGCCTGTTGTCTTCATTCCGTTTTCCAAAAAACAGCATACGTCAGATTCCGGGGGTATGGGATAAGCTTCAGTTCAAGGTCATGGGGCGACAAATGACCCTCGATGGCATTGAGCATGACACGCTTCGCTCGAAATTTGACGAGCCCCGCATTCACTTGGCCCTCGTTTGCGCAGCAATGGGCTGCCCTCCGCTAAGGAACGAACCCTTCACAGGCGCAAAGCTCGAATTGCAGCTCAGCGATCAGACCATGCGGTTTCTCAAAGATCCTGATAAGTTCCGAATTGATGGAACCGGAGGCTATGTTTATCTGTCGTCTATTTTTAAATGGTTTGGAGAAGACTTCATCAAGAATTACGGGACCGATAAGTTCACAGACCGGGGGCCATCGGAAAGGGCCGTCCTGAAATTCCTGGGCAGTTCCCTCAAGGGCCGGGACAAGGAGTTCCTCGAGGCCGGCAAATACGAAATTATTTACCTTGCTTATGATTGGGTATTGAACGAAAAAGGCGCCGGCCAAGTCAATTGA
- a CDS encoding glycosyltransferase yields the protein MSAIQDYAPVVGDDVIYHLRQLAEPLGGLKVVHVNSTRIGGGVAEILQKLVPLKQDLGLDVRWEVIRGEEKFYQCTKAFHNGLQGNQTPVADYLLKVYEETNAQNAEELRPILEEADMVFIHDPQPLPLLRSCPNRKGKWVWRCHIDLSHPYRPIWKYLRQFAQEYDASIFSLPDFAQPLPHDQYLICPSIDPLSDKNKDMPKGEIRKVQQNFGIDRERPTMLQVSRFDRFKDPLGVIKAFRLARVFTPSLQLVLAGGEATDDPEGSAVLAEVHAEANDDPDIRILMLPPDAHLTVNALQRSADFLVQKSVKEGFGLTVTEGLWKGKPVIGGDTGGIRLQVVNHHTGFLVATPEGAALRIRYFLRHPEKVREMGRKAKEFVRENFLITRNLREYLSLMMGLVYGDEDRIELEKKAKWCPTESSIMGSSRTS from the coding sequence ATGAGTGCTATCCAGGATTACGCACCGGTGGTTGGAGACGATGTAATTTATCATCTTCGCCAGCTTGCAGAGCCACTTGGAGGCCTCAAGGTGGTGCACGTAAACTCCACTCGCATCGGTGGCGGCGTTGCCGAGATTCTCCAGAAGCTTGTGCCGCTGAAACAAGACCTGGGGCTTGATGTTCGGTGGGAAGTTATTCGAGGAGAGGAGAAATTCTATCAATGCACCAAGGCTTTCCACAACGGATTGCAGGGAAACCAAACCCCTGTCGCTGATTACTTACTGAAGGTATATGAGGAGACCAACGCGCAGAATGCTGAAGAACTCAGGCCGATTTTGGAAGAAGCGGACATGGTGTTCATCCATGACCCACAGCCTCTGCCGCTTCTGCGGTCGTGTCCCAACCGTAAAGGAAAGTGGGTCTGGCGCTGTCACATTGACCTCAGCCATCCTTATCGGCCAATTTGGAAGTACCTTCGGCAATTCGCCCAAGAGTACGATGCCAGTATCTTTTCCCTGCCTGACTTTGCCCAACCCTTGCCCCATGACCAATACCTGATTTGTCCCAGCATAGATCCATTGAGCGATAAGAACAAGGACATGCCCAAAGGCGAGATTCGCAAAGTTCAGCAAAACTTCGGGATCGACCGTGAAAGACCGACGATGCTCCAGGTATCACGGTTCGACCGGTTCAAGGACCCGTTGGGGGTAATAAAAGCGTTCAGATTGGCAAGGGTCTTTACGCCCTCCTTGCAGCTCGTACTTGCAGGTGGGGAAGCCACCGACGACCCCGAGGGCAGCGCTGTCCTGGCCGAAGTCCATGCTGAAGCCAACGACGACCCGGACATTCGCATCCTGATGTTGCCGCCGGACGCGCATCTCACTGTAAACGCCTTGCAGCGGTCAGCCGATTTCCTGGTCCAGAAATCCGTCAAGGAAGGCTTCGGGCTTACTGTCACCGAAGGGCTTTGGAAAGGTAAGCCGGTGATAGGTGGAGATACGGGCGGCATCCGTCTCCAGGTGGTGAATCATCATACCGGCTTTCTGGTGGCTACGCCGGAAGGAGCGGCTTTGCGCATCAGGTATTTCTTAAGGCACCCCGAAAAGGTTCGAGAAATGGGCCGAAAAGCCAAAGAGTTCGTACGGGAGAATTTTCTAATAACTCGAAATCTCAGGGAGTACCTTAGCCTCATGATGGGGCTTGTTTACGGTGACGAGGACAGGATAGAGCTTGAGAAAAAAGCAAAATGGTGTCCTACCGAGTCATCAATCATGGGTTCTTCGCGGACTTCCTGA